From the Alloalcanivorax dieselolei B5 genome, one window contains:
- a CDS encoding bifunctional 3-(3-hydroxy-phenyl)propionate/3-hydroxycinnamic acid hydroxylase: protein MTNKKALPRTTDVLVIGYGPVGAALCALLGRYGVTTLVVDKVAEVMLAPRAIALDNEALRILQMAGLGEDAFERIAIPEVKMHCPYLGQFGRANTSGTIDDHPKLVTFYQPDLERALRRQVAAYPDVTFRDGYELVDLDQSDTGVTAHLKDRDGRRYEITARYLVGADGASSTVRGLIGQDFQGETYPEDWLIVDAKAREGKAIDHVEFLCDTRRPTPHMPAPGGRERWEFMLQPGETHEDMERPEKVAELLAPWVTPEDLVIERKAVYRFHARCCATFQQGRVFLAGDAAHITPPFVGQGLVAGLRDVANLGWKLAWVVKGQAAPVLLDSYDRERRPHAKKMIGLAKLMGSLVMPRSRFKAITVHGAMRLGRLVPLLRRQIEELEIKPPNRFRKGFLIKGRGRKGVTRGALLAQGLVRHDGHIRPSDDVLGDHLTLIGFGVDPRECLDDASQARWQAHGGAFLRVGLRGQHPGAGTAFAEDLSDCLANGPSRGTLVVCRPDRVILHDGPARNAERIVEDCLKALTAA from the coding sequence ATGACGAATAAAAAGGCTCTGCCACGGACCACGGACGTGCTGGTGATCGGCTATGGCCCGGTGGGCGCCGCGCTCTGCGCGCTGCTGGGCCGCTACGGCGTGACCACCCTGGTGGTGGACAAGGTGGCCGAGGTGATGCTGGCGCCCCGCGCCATCGCCCTGGACAACGAGGCCCTGCGTATCCTGCAAATGGCCGGGCTGGGCGAAGACGCCTTCGAGCGCATCGCCATCCCGGAAGTGAAAATGCACTGCCCCTACCTGGGCCAGTTCGGCCGCGCCAACACTTCCGGCACCATCGATGACCACCCCAAGCTGGTGACCTTCTACCAGCCGGACCTGGAGCGCGCCCTGCGGCGGCAGGTGGCCGCTTATCCCGACGTGACCTTCCGCGACGGCTATGAGCTGGTCGACCTCGACCAGTCCGACACCGGAGTCACGGCCCACCTCAAGGACCGCGACGGTCGCCGGTACGAGATCACCGCCCGCTACCTGGTGGGCGCGGACGGCGCCAGCTCCACCGTGCGCGGCCTGATCGGCCAGGACTTCCAGGGCGAGACCTACCCGGAGGACTGGCTGATCGTCGACGCCAAGGCCCGCGAAGGCAAAGCCATCGACCACGTGGAATTCCTTTGCGACACCCGGCGTCCCACCCCGCACATGCCCGCCCCCGGCGGCCGGGAACGCTGGGAGTTCATGCTCCAACCCGGCGAAACCCATGAGGACATGGAGCGCCCGGAAAAAGTCGCCGAACTGCTGGCCCCCTGGGTCACCCCGGAAGACCTGGTGATCGAACGCAAGGCGGTGTACCGCTTCCACGCCCGCTGCTGCGCCACCTTCCAACAGGGGCGGGTGTTTCTCGCCGGCGACGCCGCCCACATCACGCCGCCCTTCGTCGGCCAGGGCCTGGTGGCCGGCCTGCGGGACGTGGCCAACCTGGGCTGGAAACTGGCCTGGGTGGTCAAAGGCCAGGCCGCCCCGGTCCTGCTCGACAGCTACGATCGGGAACGCCGCCCCCACGCCAAGAAGATGATCGGGCTGGCCAAGCTCATGGGCAGCCTGGTCATGCCCCGCAGCCGCTTCAAGGCGATCACGGTGCACGGCGCCATGCGCCTGGGCCGCCTGGTGCCGCTACTGCGCCGTCAGATCGAGGAACTGGAAATCAAACCACCCAACCGATTCCGCAAAGGCTTTCTGATCAAGGGCCGTGGCCGCAAAGGCGTCACCCGCGGCGCCCTGCTTGCCCAGGGCCTGGTCCGCCACGACGGCCACATCCGCCCCAGCGACGACGTGCTCGGCGACCACCTCACCCTGATCGGCTTCGGCGTCGATCCCCGCGAATGTCTCGATGACGCCTCGCAAGCCCGCTGGCAAGCTCATGGCGGCGCCTTCCTGCGGGTGGGCCTGCGCGGCCAGCACCCGGGCGCCGGCACCGCCTTCGCCGAGGATCTCTCGGACTGCCTGGCCAACGGCCCCTCCCGGGGCACCCTGGTGGTGTGCCGCCCGGACCGCGTCATCCTTCACGACGGCCCGGCCCGCAACGCGGAACGCATCGTCGAGGACTGCCTTAAGGCGCTCACGGCTGCCTAA
- a CDS encoding TonB-dependent siderophore receptor, which translates to MSYTSSLKGARKLQGLALCLAIGVMLLPLSSHADSNAQASTRAGQSYRVPAGPLSQVLNQFAAQAGIALSFDAGQIGDLASPGLNGHYTVKQGFDQLLSGTGQTAQRQSNGDYVIKALAQNTLEAVTVTGGTGSSARAVSTERTRAYTPEEISSTTKLRLSPRETPQIVNVITHQMAEDFGAQDMEDILNMAPGVSVGHTDDDRRSYTARGYAMAVQYDGLPSNSGIDGGVVAGPDSALLDSTEVLLGAAGLMNGAGQPGGVINMNYKRPTRQYQASAELTAGRWDLRRMVVDVSGGLTDSNRLRARVVAVDQDEESFRDFEKEKRKVFYAVLEGDLTDRTVLSLSIQKQDIYDNVTDRSGLPADNDGNDMDWSRSTFLAPSWNRWDKYATTYRARVEQQLPSDWQLIVQASTMKSEADWLFGTLSSFDSDTGDATFNRWGQHNKETSDDAELYLRGPLELFGRSHELVFGGNWTERLWNGKTGDGTDYNTNLYTFDPDSSVPTPEITLDSPLNDQITRQYGGYAAGQFTLTDRLKAIIGSRLSWYHYSYSGTERDENNVVTPYMALTYELNSWASAYASYTDIFNPQSAKDTSGNTLEPEVGVSYEIGLKGEFYDGLLNASLTAFRVRKDNEALIISSIPFDANNACGGWCYQANGKTTTNGFDMELSGRITESIQVMGGFTQYRKDDNDETVRITKLSGSYTPPSQKWSTGISIDNSTKSYGQWGMSQDARTLVGAFGRYRINRQLEVALNLHNLLDEKYYANAIDSGYGRQYWGEPRSWTASLRGKW; encoded by the coding sequence ATGTCTTACACCTCTTCTCTGAAGGGTGCCCGCAAGCTACAGGGGCTGGCTCTTTGCCTGGCCATCGGTGTCATGCTTCTCCCCCTATCCTCCCACGCCGATAGCAACGCCCAGGCCAGCACCCGGGCGGGGCAAAGCTATCGCGTCCCCGCGGGCCCCCTGAGCCAGGTGCTCAACCAGTTCGCCGCGCAGGCCGGAATCGCTCTGTCTTTCGATGCCGGCCAGATCGGCGACCTGGCATCCCCCGGCCTGAACGGCCACTACACCGTTAAGCAGGGCTTCGACCAGTTGCTCTCCGGCACGGGCCAGACCGCCCAGCGCCAGAGCAATGGGGACTATGTGATCAAGGCCCTAGCGCAGAACACTCTGGAGGCCGTCACCGTCACCGGTGGCACCGGCTCGTCGGCCCGCGCCGTCTCCACGGAGCGAACCCGCGCCTACACCCCGGAAGAAATCAGCTCCACCACCAAACTGCGTCTAAGCCCCCGTGAAACGCCCCAGATCGTCAACGTGATTACCCATCAAATGGCCGAGGACTTCGGTGCTCAGGACATGGAAGACATTCTTAATATGGCGCCTGGTGTCAGCGTCGGCCACACCGATGACGACCGCAGAAGTTATACCGCCCGCGGCTATGCGATGGCGGTTCAATACGACGGCCTGCCGTCCAACTCCGGCATTGATGGGGGCGTGGTCGCCGGGCCGGACAGCGCGCTGCTCGACAGCACGGAAGTCCTGCTCGGGGCGGCGGGTTTGATGAACGGCGCCGGACAGCCCGGTGGCGTCATCAACATGAACTACAAAAGACCGACTCGCCAGTATCAGGCCTCCGCGGAACTGACGGCAGGCCGCTGGGATTTGCGCCGGATGGTGGTGGATGTATCTGGAGGTCTGACCGATTCGAACCGACTGCGCGCCCGGGTGGTGGCCGTGGATCAGGACGAAGAATCGTTTCGGGATTTCGAGAAGGAAAAGAGAAAGGTTTTCTACGCGGTCTTGGAGGGGGATCTGACTGACCGCACCGTCTTGAGCCTGAGCATCCAGAAACAGGATATTTACGACAATGTCACCGACCGCAGCGGGCTCCCCGCCGACAACGACGGCAATGACATGGACTGGAGCCGGTCCACTTTTCTGGCGCCCTCCTGGAACCGCTGGGACAAGTATGCGACCACATACCGCGCACGGGTGGAACAACAGCTGCCCTCCGACTGGCAACTGATCGTGCAAGCCTCCACCATGAAGAGCGAGGCGGACTGGTTGTTCGGCACCCTGTCCAGTTTCGACTCTGACACCGGCGACGCCACCTTCAACCGCTGGGGCCAGCACAACAAGGAAACCAGTGACGATGCGGAACTGTACCTGAGAGGCCCACTGGAACTGTTTGGCCGAAGCCACGAACTGGTGTTCGGGGGGAATTGGACGGAACGGCTCTGGAACGGCAAGACCGGTGACGGCACCGACTACAACACCAACCTGTACACCTTTGATCCGGACAGCAGCGTGCCCACCCCGGAGATCACCCTGGACTCCCCGCTCAACGACCAGATCACCCGCCAGTATGGTGGCTACGCCGCCGGGCAATTCACCCTGACCGACCGGCTCAAAGCCATCATCGGCAGCCGCCTGAGCTGGTACCACTACTCCTATTCCGGCACCGAGCGTGATGAAAACAACGTTGTCACGCCCTATATGGCGCTGACCTATGAACTCAACAGCTGGGCCTCCGCCTATGCCAGCTATACCGATATCTTCAACCCGCAATCCGCCAAAGACACCAGCGGCAATACACTTGAACCCGAAGTCGGCGTCAGCTATGAGATCGGCCTCAAAGGCGAGTTTTACGATGGCCTGCTCAACGCCTCTCTAACCGCATTCAGAGTCCGCAAGGACAACGAAGCGCTGATCATTTCCAGCATTCCCTTCGACGCCAACAATGCCTGTGGGGGCTGGTGCTACCAAGCCAATGGAAAAACCACCACCAATGGCTTCGATATGGAGCTCTCCGGCAGGATCACGGAAAGCATTCAGGTCATGGGCGGCTTCACCCAATACCGCAAAGACGACAACGACGAGACCGTGCGCATCACCAAACTGTCAGGCAGCTACACCCCGCCAAGTCAGAAATGGAGTACCGGCATAAGTATTGACAACAGCACCAAAAGTTACGGGCAGTGGGGCATGTCACAGGACGCCCGCACCCTGGTGGGCGCCTTTGGCCGCTATCGGATCAATCGGCAGTTGGAGGTGGCACTGAACCTGCACAACCTGCTGGATGAAAAGTACTACGCCAACGCCATCGACTCCGGGTACGGCCGGCAATATTGGGGCGAACCGCGCTCCTGGACGGCTTCCCTGCGCGGCAAATGGTAA
- a CDS encoding alcohol dehydrogenase catalytic domain-containing protein, which produces MKAFIIVDQNTGTLRETDIPAPPAPADNKVQLELIGTSINPIDPLVAKGYGAPLLNTKRQVPLIPGRDAVARVVDVGKGVTDLRPGQRVLVAASPRTGGTYAEIFNLPRGCVAPIDDGLSDATAAGLGYAGLTALQALATAGLSTDNAQGKHLCINGASGGVGSIALVLARRWGATITAVASQRNHDWVRRLGADQAVAYREPAAMASIDADVILNFAAPGDNHRQDPLLDGLRRRDTPGRAYVNTTNPVLSLATEKGVLRGLAASGGIYAKKRLAARRAGIRYRWVLFQENAEQLAYLARVFADPDTPNIISDSRPLDALPDAFNTPNGVPSPGKGVFLVEAP; this is translated from the coding sequence ATGAAGGCTTTCATCATCGTCGATCAGAACACCGGCACGCTGCGCGAGACGGATATCCCGGCGCCGCCCGCCCCGGCCGACAATAAGGTTCAGCTGGAACTGATCGGCACCTCCATCAACCCCATCGACCCGCTGGTGGCCAAGGGCTACGGCGCCCCGCTGCTCAACACCAAGCGGCAGGTGCCCCTGATCCCGGGGCGGGACGCGGTGGCCCGGGTGGTCGACGTGGGCAAGGGCGTCACCGACCTGCGGCCCGGGCAGCGCGTGCTGGTGGCGGCCTCGCCGCGCACCGGCGGCACCTACGCCGAAATCTTCAACCTGCCACGGGGCTGCGTGGCGCCGATTGACGACGGCCTCAGCGACGCCACCGCCGCCGGCCTGGGCTACGCCGGCCTCACGGCCCTGCAGGCGCTGGCTACGGCCGGCCTCTCCACCGACAACGCCCAAGGCAAACACCTGTGCATCAACGGCGCCAGCGGCGGCGTGGGCTCCATCGCCCTGGTGCTGGCCCGGCGCTGGGGCGCGACCATCACCGCCGTGGCCTCCCAGCGCAACCACGACTGGGTGCGGCGCCTGGGCGCCGACCAGGCCGTGGCCTATCGAGAGCCGGCGGCCATGGCCTCCATCGACGCGGACGTCATTCTCAACTTCGCGGCCCCCGGCGACAATCACCGGCAAGACCCACTGCTGGACGGGCTGCGCCGCCGCGACACCCCCGGCCGCGCCTACGTGAACACCACCAACCCGGTGCTTAGCCTGGCCACCGAGAAGGGCGTGCTGCGCGGCCTCGCCGCCAGCGGCGGGATCTATGCTAAAAAACGCCTCGCGGCACGCCGAGCGGGCATCCGATATCGCTGGGTGCTGTTCCAGGAAAACGCCGAACAACTGGCGTATCTGGCGCGGGTTTTCGCCGATCCGGACACCCCGAACATCATCAGCGACAGCCGGCCGCTCGACGCACTACCAGACGCCTTCAATACGCCAAACGGAGTGCCGTCACCGGGGAAAGGGGTTTTTCTGGTTGAGGCACCCTGA
- a CDS encoding phytanoyl-CoA dioxygenase family protein, translating to MTFAAQPQRDLTAEEIRAFQDDGVVMLKQVLAPNWMAMVEAGIEQARQESSLLGRFMSRKVEGYQMDIFLWKRIDILRDLIYYSPCAHLAQQLMGAEEVRFFYDQMFVKEPGTDAPTPWHQDLSFWPIRGEQICSFWIPCDPVNRDNSGLLYVRGSHRWPQRFKAISPDYVASLIDEDMEDIPDINANPDQYDLVDWDMEPGDILAFHPLTLHGSYGNASRTRRRRALALRWTGDDVVYAPSSKRMPIHYKHESVAGGPLRGAAFPRILPEQEPRERAARLQAERADVGKLLSSGWHNAVAAARQKLRAKRTPTPKQTWTR from the coding sequence ATGACCTTTGCAGCCCAGCCCCAACGCGACCTGACGGCGGAGGAGATCCGCGCGTTTCAGGACGACGGCGTCGTCATGCTGAAGCAGGTTCTGGCGCCGAACTGGATGGCCATGGTGGAGGCCGGCATCGAACAGGCCCGCCAGGAAAGCTCGCTGCTGGGCCGGTTTATGTCGCGCAAGGTCGAGGGCTATCAGATGGACATCTTTCTGTGGAAGCGCATCGACATCCTCCGCGACCTGATCTATTACAGCCCCTGCGCGCACCTGGCCCAGCAGCTGATGGGCGCCGAGGAAGTGCGCTTTTTCTACGACCAGATGTTCGTCAAGGAGCCGGGCACCGACGCACCCACGCCCTGGCATCAGGACCTCAGCTTCTGGCCGATCCGCGGCGAGCAGATTTGTTCGTTCTGGATTCCCTGCGACCCGGTGAACCGGGACAACAGCGGCTTGCTCTACGTGCGCGGCTCGCACCGCTGGCCGCAGCGCTTTAAAGCCATTTCACCGGACTATGTGGCCAGCCTCATCGACGAGGACATGGAAGACATTCCCGACATCAACGCCAACCCGGACCAGTACGATCTGGTCGATTGGGACATGGAGCCGGGGGACATTCTGGCTTTCCACCCGCTGACGCTGCACGGCTCCTACGGCAACGCGTCACGCACCCGCCGCCGGCGCGCGCTGGCGCTGCGCTGGACCGGCGATGACGTGGTTTATGCGCCGTCGAGCAAACGGATGCCGATTCATTACAAGCACGAGTCGGTAGCGGGCGGGCCGCTGCGTGGCGCCGCCTTCCCGCGCATCCTGCCGGAGCAAGAGCCGCGGGAGCGCGCGGCCCGGTTGCAGGCGGAACGGGCCGACGTCGGCAAGCTGCTGAGCTCGGGCTGGCACAATGCGGTGGCGGCCGCGCGCCAGAAGTTGCGCGCCAAGCGCACGCCCACGCCGAAACAAACCTGGACGAGGTAA
- a CDS encoding winged helix-turn-helix transcriptional regulator, whose product MANENSENPRFICGLDATLHVISGKWKPLILFFLNRGPTRYGELKRSVRGVSDKMLIQQLKELESDGIVRRTDYGEIPLRVDYSLTPFGTSLVRAMEPLCSWGEEHEEDIAAAMDRRKTSR is encoded by the coding sequence ATGGCGAACGAAAACTCAGAAAACCCACGTTTCATTTGCGGCCTGGACGCTACGCTGCACGTGATCTCCGGGAAGTGGAAGCCTTTGATTTTGTTCTTTTTAAACAGGGGCCCGACGCGTTATGGCGAGCTCAAGCGAAGCGTCCGGGGCGTGAGCGACAAAATGTTGATCCAGCAGTTGAAGGAGCTCGAGTCCGACGGCATCGTCCGGAGAACCGACTATGGGGAGATACCGCTGCGCGTCGACTACTCGCTGACGCCCTTCGGGACGAGTCTGGTGCGAGCCATGGAGCCGCTTTGCAGCTGGGGCGAAGAGCACGAAGAGGACATTGCCGCGGCGATGGACCGCCGGAAAACCAGCCGGTAG
- a CDS encoding FecR domain-containing protein — translation MTERAALSEELKNAIRDAARWYAVLQSPEVTRADQRAWQHWLTRAPSHRLAWREVERVQASMTRVPGAVAAPVLRDAALSRRELLNRLGMIAVAAPLGLLAWRLAPWQQWQAQYTTATGEQRPLVLADGSQLMLNTATRVDVDFSANHRRISLHRGEILVQTAPDPNSPVRPFLVDCPQGRVQALGTRFLVRREGDETRVTVLEKAVRVRPSGGDSSRDIHQGEQLCFTRDQLGQTLPARANAGSWVTGNLMVVDMPLRELLHELGRYRQGHLSCGDAIADLKISGSFPLSDTDRALNVISQTFPVRQFRLTAYWVTLVPG, via the coding sequence ATGACCGAGCGCGCCGCCCTCAGTGAGGAACTGAAAAACGCCATCCGCGACGCCGCCCGCTGGTATGCCGTGTTGCAATCACCGGAGGTCACCCGGGCGGACCAGCGCGCCTGGCAACACTGGCTCACCCGGGCCCCCAGCCATCGGCTCGCTTGGCGGGAAGTGGAGCGCGTGCAGGCCAGCATGACACGGGTGCCTGGCGCGGTGGCGGCTCCTGTACTGCGTGACGCGGCGCTCTCTCGCCGCGAGTTGCTCAACCGGCTGGGTATGATCGCCGTGGCCGCCCCGCTGGGCCTGCTTGCCTGGCGGCTGGCTCCCTGGCAGCAATGGCAGGCTCAGTACACCACCGCCACCGGCGAACAGCGGCCGTTGGTGCTGGCGGACGGCAGCCAGCTGATGCTCAACACCGCTACCCGCGTCGATGTGGACTTCAGTGCGAACCACAGGCGGATCAGTCTGCATCGGGGTGAAATCCTGGTGCAAACCGCGCCGGACCCGAACAGCCCCGTTCGCCCCTTCCTGGTGGACTGCCCCCAAGGCCGGGTGCAGGCACTGGGCACCCGCTTTCTGGTCCGCCGCGAAGGGGATGAAACACGCGTCACGGTGCTGGAAAAAGCCGTGCGTGTACGCCCCTCGGGCGGTGACAGCAGCCGCGATATTCATCAGGGCGAGCAGCTTTGCTTCACGCGCGACCAGTTGGGCCAGACCCTCCCGGCCCGGGCCAACGCCGGGAGTTGGGTCACCGGCAACCTGATGGTCGTCGACATGCCACTGCGCGAGCTGCTCCATGAGCTCGGCCGCTACCGCCAGGGCCACCTGTCCTGCGGCGATGCCATCGCCGACCTGAAAATTTCGGGCTCCTTCCCCCTGAGCGACACCGACCGTGCCCTCAACGTCATCAGCCAGACCTTCCCGGTACGCCAGTTCCGCCTTACCGCCTATTGGGTGACGCTAGTCCCCGGGTGA
- a CDS encoding VOC family protein: MAELTTPQPARHPTPTVKARKLAYLLFERPDLETAERFLNDFGLHTVSRSPEALYLRGTAPEPFCYRVAKGDEAGFVGIGFEVRTRQELERLSRLPDASAIEPADYPGGGERVRLTDPSGFTVEAIHGQTPAAPLPHRDALPINFPEHQPRVNGTQRPPVAPPEVMRLGHVVLEVADFQATCGWYSQHFGLIPSDVQVLPDGSPAVVFLRLDLGDTPADHHTLAMAQGFMPLYSHSAYEVIDTDAVGMGQRLLKERGWKHAWGIGRHVLGSQIFDYWEDPWAAKHEHYCDGDVFTAERPMGVHPVTREGMAQWGQPMPASFTKPKLTPAALRALARNLRRSPDLSVKKLITLAKLFG; encoded by the coding sequence ATGGCCGAACTGACCACGCCCCAACCGGCGCGGCATCCAACGCCGACGGTGAAGGCGCGCAAGCTGGCCTACCTGCTGTTCGAGCGGCCCGATCTTGAGACGGCCGAGCGCTTTCTGAACGACTTTGGCCTGCACACGGTGTCGCGCTCACCAGAAGCGCTCTACCTGCGTGGCACCGCCCCCGAGCCGTTCTGCTACCGCGTGGCCAAGGGGGACGAGGCGGGCTTTGTCGGGATCGGTTTCGAGGTGCGTACGCGCCAGGAATTGGAGCGACTGAGCCGGCTGCCGGACGCATCAGCGATCGAGCCGGCGGACTACCCCGGCGGCGGCGAACGGGTGCGCCTGACCGACCCGTCCGGCTTCACCGTGGAAGCGATCCACGGGCAAACGCCGGCGGCGCCCCTGCCCCACCGCGATGCGCTACCGATCAACTTCCCCGAACACCAGCCCCGGGTGAACGGCACCCAGCGCCCGCCGGTCGCCCCGCCGGAGGTGATGCGTCTCGGCCATGTGGTGCTGGAGGTGGCGGACTTTCAGGCCACCTGTGGTTGGTACAGCCAGCATTTCGGGCTGATTCCCAGCGATGTGCAGGTGCTGCCGGACGGTTCGCCGGCGGTGGTCTTTCTGCGCCTGGATCTGGGCGACACGCCGGCGGACCATCACACCCTTGCCATGGCTCAGGGCTTTATGCCGCTGTACAGCCACAGCGCCTACGAGGTGATCGACACCGACGCGGTGGGCATGGGCCAGCGTCTGCTCAAGGAGCGCGGCTGGAAACACGCCTGGGGCATCGGCCGGCACGTTCTCGGCAGCCAGATCTTCGATTACTGGGAAGACCCCTGGGCGGCCAAGCATGAGCACTATTGCGATGGCGACGTGTTCACCGCCGAGCGGCCCATGGGCGTGCATCCGGTGACCCGGGAAGGCATGGCCCAGTGGGGCCAGCCGATGCCGGCCAGCTTCACCAAACCCAAACTCACCCCGGCGGCACTGCGGGCGCTGGCGCGCAATCTGCGCCGCAGCCCGGACCTGTCGGTAAAAAAACTGATCACCCTCGCCAAATTGTTTGGCTGA
- a CDS encoding sigma-70 family RNA polymerase sigma factor, translated as MSGATRGSLSVEALYSDHHGWLQCWLGRRLGDVMDAEDLAQDTFVRVIRTSQDLSALEQPRRFLVTVARGLTIDLFRRRTLERQYLEALASLPEPQWPSEEERALVLQTLLELDAMLAGLGRRVHQAFIYSQLEGLTYQQIADQLGVSLRTIKSDMARAMEHCCLYRLQHDLP; from the coding sequence ATGTCTGGGGCGACGCGGGGTTCCCTGTCGGTAGAAGCGTTGTACAGCGATCACCACGGCTGGCTGCAGTGCTGGCTGGGGCGTCGCTTGGGCGACGTGATGGACGCGGAAGATCTGGCGCAGGACACCTTTGTCCGCGTCATTCGCACCTCCCAGGACCTGAGTGCCCTGGAACAGCCGCGCCGGTTTCTGGTCACCGTGGCCCGCGGCCTCACCATTGATCTGTTCCGCCGCCGCACCCTGGAACGGCAATACCTGGAAGCCCTGGCCAGCCTGCCTGAGCCTCAATGGCCTTCCGAGGAGGAGCGCGCTCTGGTGCTGCAAACCCTGCTGGAACTGGATGCCATGCTGGCGGGGCTGGGCAGGCGGGTGCACCAGGCCTTTATCTATTCCCAACTGGAAGGGCTCACCTACCAGCAGATTGCCGACCAGTTGGGTGTGTCCCTGCGCACCATCAAAAGCGACATGGCCAGGGCCATGGAGCACTGCTGCCTGTATCGGCTGCAGCATGACCTGCCATGA
- a CDS encoding SDR family NAD(P)-dependent oxidoreductase, whose protein sequence is MSRLHGKIALITGGASGIGLASAQRLIDEGAFVFITGRRQDVLDNAAQALGPNARAVQADVTKPEDLDRVFETIQKEKGHLDVLVANAGVGEFASLGQITEEHYDYIFDINVKGTLFTVQKALPLMKNGGSIILTGSTVGSMGTPAMSIYSASKAAVRNLVRSWAHDLRGTGIRVNVMSPGPTKTDKLMELLPSEALSEMKQTVPLERLGDPKETAGAVAFLASDDSSFMTGSEVFVDGGYAQV, encoded by the coding sequence ATGAGCCGGCTACACGGTAAAATCGCATTGATCACAGGCGGAGCCAGCGGCATCGGCCTGGCCTCGGCCCAACGCCTTATCGACGAAGGCGCCTTCGTCTTCATTACCGGGCGGCGCCAGGACGTCCTCGACAACGCGGCTCAGGCACTGGGACCCAACGCCCGGGCCGTCCAGGCGGATGTGACGAAGCCGGAGGATCTCGACCGCGTCTTTGAAACGATCCAGAAAGAAAAAGGGCACCTGGACGTCCTGGTGGCCAACGCGGGCGTCGGCGAATTCGCCAGCCTGGGACAGATCACCGAGGAGCACTACGACTACATCTTCGACATCAACGTCAAAGGCACCCTCTTCACTGTCCAGAAAGCCCTGCCCCTGATGAAGAACGGCGGCTCCATCATCCTCACCGGGTCCACGGTCGGCAGCATGGGCACCCCTGCCATGAGCATCTACAGCGCCTCCAAGGCGGCCGTCCGAAACCTGGTGCGCAGTTGGGCCCATGATCTCAGGGGCACCGGCATTCGCGTGAACGTCATGTCTCCTGGCCCGACCAAAACAGACAAGCTGATGGAACTGCTCCCATCCGAAGCCCTGAGCGAGATGAAACAGACCGTACCGCTTGAGCGTCTGGGCGATCCCAAGGAAACCGCAGGCGCGGTGGCGTTCCTGGCGTCCGACGACAGCAGCTTTATGACAGGGAGCGAGGTGTTCGTTGACGGGGGCTACGCGCAGGTTTAG
- a CDS encoding fumarylacetoacetate hydrolase family protein, with translation MALHIVRFDHQDQPRWGLLEGTTITPLDLPCTTTAALIEQGHEAIRAAVGDGAELVLESATLLSPITSEAKVLCQGANYRQHMIDSGMNPDDKSFNMFFTKSPASITAPGGEIIKPAHVQLLDYEIELTLVLGKQTDGPVDVTADNLHEFVAGFCIGNDVSARDVQIPQMQFHKGKSYRTFCPLGPVLCLLEKSEIHYLDDMQLQLTVNGETRQQDSTANLVFKPAETLSEYSLIHDFAPGDVLMTGTPAGCALGLPSAALTKVAGLLPESKKWQLFIKSQKRRQQYLQAGDVVESTIASRDQKLDLGRQRHTIKDGV, from the coding sequence ATGGCGCTTCACATCGTTCGCTTCGATCACCAGGACCAGCCCCGCTGGGGCCTGCTGGAAGGCACGACTATCACGCCGCTGGATCTGCCCTGCACCACCACCGCCGCGCTGATTGAACAGGGCCATGAGGCGATCCGGGCGGCGGTCGGCGACGGCGCCGAGCTGGTGCTGGAGAGCGCCACCCTGCTGTCACCGATCACCAGCGAGGCCAAGGTGCTGTGCCAGGGCGCCAACTACCGCCAGCACATGATCGACTCCGGCATGAACCCGGACGACAAAAGCTTCAACATGTTCTTCACCAAATCCCCGGCGTCGATCACCGCCCCTGGCGGGGAGATCATCAAGCCCGCCCACGTGCAGCTGCTGGATTACGAGATCGAGCTGACCCTGGTGCTCGGCAAGCAAACGGACGGGCCGGTGGACGTCACCGCCGACAACCTGCATGAATTCGTGGCGGGTTTCTGCATTGGCAACGACGTCTCCGCCCGGGACGTGCAGATTCCCCAGATGCAGTTCCACAAGGGCAAGAGCTACCGCACTTTTTGCCCGCTGGGCCCGGTGCTATGCCTGCTGGAAAAAAGCGAGATTCACTACCTGGACGACATGCAACTGCAACTGACGGTGAACGGCGAAACCCGGCAGCAGGACAGCACCGCCAACCTGGTGTTCAAGCCCGCCGAGACCCTCAGCGAGTATTCCCTGATTCACGATTTCGCGCCGGGCGACGTGTTGATGACCGGTACGCCCGCCGGCTGTGCCCTGGGCCTGCCCAGCGCGGCGCTGACGAAAGTGGCGGGCCTGCTGCCCGAATCAAAAAAATGGCAGCTTTTTATAAAATCTCAAAAGCGCCGCCAGCAGTACCTTCAGGCCGGGGACGTGGTGGAATCCACCATTGCCAGCCGTGATCAAAAGCTCGACCTGGGCAGGCAACGGCATACGATTAAGGACGGGGTTTGA